One genomic region from Vibrio sp. STUT-A11 encodes:
- a CDS encoding helix-turn-helix domain-containing protein → MIYLKPNEFFVSSEIPIATELRSPQEPYPEHAHAFEELMLVSGGSGTHVINDIPMNLSKNYVCFIKREDRHLFENVEGLHLSNVLFDRSKMTVDSSIAKCIPNTDQQSRGWFINDQSSETANRLISRLDSEIGAETFESKIVCQSLFNLLLVELSRGRIYSLEGESDEDKVVSVMGYLHQHYAEQFSLQDLAEQAGISSRQLSKILSRLTGMSYPNYLNHIRMSKALEALKYSERSITDIAFDVGYQDSNYFSSKFKKVFNATPREVRLGTEIRNQNV, encoded by the coding sequence ATGATTTATTTAAAACCGAATGAATTCTTTGTCAGCTCTGAGATTCCAATCGCAACCGAGTTGAGATCGCCTCAGGAGCCATATCCAGAACATGCTCACGCGTTTGAAGAGTTAATGTTAGTGTCCGGAGGATCTGGTACTCACGTTATCAACGATATTCCGATGAACCTGAGTAAAAACTATGTGTGTTTCATCAAAAGGGAAGATCGCCATTTATTTGAGAACGTAGAGGGATTGCATTTAAGTAATGTACTGTTCGATCGAAGTAAAATGACCGTGGACTCGTCCATCGCAAAATGCATTCCGAATACTGACCAGCAGAGCCGGGGTTGGTTTATTAATGATCAAAGCAGCGAGACAGCCAATCGTCTTATCAGCCGTTTGGATAGCGAAATAGGCGCTGAGACGTTTGAATCAAAAATTGTCTGCCAGTCTCTGTTTAACCTGTTGCTGGTAGAGTTATCGCGCGGGCGTATTTATTCACTGGAGGGAGAGTCCGACGAAGATAAGGTCGTGTCTGTGATGGGATACTTACACCAGCATTACGCAGAGCAGTTCAGTTTGCAAGATCTGGCAGAACAAGCGGGCATTTCATCTAGACAGCTATCTAAAATCCTATCCAGACTGACAGGTATGAGCTATCCCAATTACCTGAATCACATTCGTATGAGCAAAGCGCTTGAAGCGCTGAAATACAGCGAGCGCTCAATCACTGATATCGCTTTTGATGTTGGTTACCAGGACTCAAATTACTTCTCAAGCAAGTTTAAAAAGGTATTTAACGCGACTCCGAGAGAGGTTCGCCTGGGTACAGAGATAAGGAATCAGAATGTTTAG
- a CDS encoding glycoside hydrolase family 78 protein: protein MTIDTLPVQCRWLVDFKQSHFTFKLFSNFQTAHIAEEYSNESCYTLSDIELTASCCYDIEVTVYGVDGEVQVLNASLISGNKGEFNGSWISANSPLVTDEHYYEDCHNPVFRKQFTITEQTQEALIHIVGLGYYTLFINGQKVSNYELNNDWTNYAELVYYDSFDISTYLHQGDNEIVVELANGWYNPAPLTLFGKYNLRQNLTTGQPTLLADIVLKEHDGKCVVVSTDSSWECTNGPYLFNNLYLGELIDFRLIEQANNRLVNPVWEPTVISQGPKGVLKPSNLDKICRSEEVSAKHIYSLSATDHIVDFGTMVSGFIDVEFTAQEGDEVEFLYSEQLAANDTLDTDSTLAGFVGKEVEPNVIVPGGAGAPERGDQRDRCICRAGKMHFINRYTYHSFRYVQVTGIALEQLQHIKAVYANTLLSSTGYFSCSDDNIHRLYHAAEITKLNNIHSVIEDCARERLAYGGDMVALAHSQAMMFNSAQLYEKTIKDFVAEQRVNGGFPETAPFMGIQTKGTGEGAGPLGWQLAVPYLLKTHYQYYGNAALVTELLPALECQMAHLNTLDQENLAQFCLGDWGSKVADKSNIKNGSPALSFTAACFYYYHLRLLAELCQVAGWEEKYVRYNQQALEYKTSLIKQYRNDDGSYADRSQTSYVFALYFELESEPSQLISDLKGLVQDAGFDIECGIFGQSFFYQIANLYDLNQLIYPWLNNTIGIPSMLQDGSGSLNEFFGDNDNGSCNHAMFSSYVSWFYSALGGILVDSDACAADRVTIKPFFEPQVSGVDCRFQSVRGEIRCGWQREQSGCITLTVHVPVGLKSARLILPKEWREAVRHLTAELVGENYVQYDISETTALQLTLKTGLLFMDDFC from the coding sequence ATGACTATCGATACACTTCCGGTCCAGTGTCGATGGCTGGTGGACTTTAAACAGTCACACTTTACCTTTAAGCTTTTCAGCAATTTTCAAACGGCTCACATCGCAGAAGAGTATAGCAACGAGAGTTGCTATACCTTGTCTGATATAGAGCTAACCGCAAGCTGCTGCTACGATATTGAAGTCACTGTTTATGGTGTTGATGGTGAGGTTCAAGTTCTTAATGCTTCACTAATCAGTGGTAATAAAGGTGAGTTCAACGGGAGTTGGATCTCTGCTAACTCACCGCTTGTCACTGATGAACACTACTATGAAGATTGCCATAATCCAGTATTCAGAAAGCAGTTCACGATAACCGAGCAAACACAGGAAGCATTGATTCATATCGTGGGTTTGGGGTATTACACACTTTTTATAAATGGTCAGAAAGTTTCAAACTATGAATTGAATAACGATTGGACCAATTATGCAGAGTTGGTGTATTACGATTCCTTTGATATTTCAACCTATCTGCACCAGGGTGACAATGAGATCGTCGTGGAACTTGCCAATGGTTGGTATAACCCAGCACCTTTGACTCTGTTTGGTAAATATAACTTACGACAGAACCTGACGACAGGTCAGCCGACGTTACTTGCCGATATCGTACTTAAAGAGCACGATGGTAAATGTGTGGTCGTATCAACGGACTCAAGTTGGGAATGTACCAACGGTCCATATCTCTTCAACAACCTCTATTTAGGTGAGTTGATAGACTTCAGGTTGATCGAACAAGCGAATAATCGTTTGGTGAATCCAGTGTGGGAGCCTACTGTTATTAGTCAAGGTCCTAAAGGCGTATTAAAGCCAAGCAATCTTGATAAGATCTGTCGCAGTGAAGAAGTGAGTGCAAAGCACATTTACTCGCTTTCAGCCACTGATCATATTGTTGATTTTGGCACCATGGTTAGTGGTTTTATTGATGTCGAGTTTACGGCACAAGAAGGTGATGAAGTTGAGTTTTTATACAGCGAACAACTTGCCGCAAACGATACTTTAGACACTGATTCAACGCTGGCCGGCTTTGTTGGTAAAGAAGTCGAGCCAAATGTTATTGTGCCGGGCGGCGCTGGTGCACCTGAGCGTGGTGATCAACGAGACCGTTGTATCTGTCGTGCCGGGAAAATGCATTTCATTAACCGTTACACCTACCATTCATTTCGATATGTTCAGGTGACCGGTATTGCACTTGAGCAGTTACAGCATATCAAGGCGGTGTACGCGAATACCTTGTTGTCATCAACCGGTTATTTTTCCTGCTCGGATGATAATATTCATCGCCTATACCATGCTGCCGAGATTACTAAGCTAAATAACATCCACTCTGTTATTGAAGACTGCGCGCGTGAAAGGCTTGCTTACGGCGGTGATATGGTCGCGTTAGCGCATTCACAAGCGATGATGTTTAACTCAGCACAGCTTTATGAAAAAACCATTAAAGATTTTGTTGCTGAGCAGAGAGTGAATGGTGGATTCCCTGAAACCGCGCCCTTTATGGGCATTCAAACCAAAGGTACGGGCGAGGGCGCAGGACCGCTTGGCTGGCAATTAGCCGTCCCTTATCTGCTCAAAACCCATTATCAATATTATGGTAATGCAGCTTTGGTGACTGAACTGCTTCCTGCTCTAGAGTGTCAAATGGCTCACTTAAATACGCTTGATCAAGAAAATCTTGCTCAATTCTGCTTGGGTGACTGGGGAAGTAAGGTCGCGGATAAGAGTAACATCAAAAACGGCTCACCGGCGCTTTCTTTTACGGCTGCTTGTTTCTATTACTACCATCTTAGGTTACTGGCTGAACTCTGTCAGGTTGCGGGTTGGGAAGAAAAATATGTCAGATACAATCAGCAGGCGTTGGAATATAAAACTAGTCTGATCAAGCAGTATCGTAATGACGACGGCAGCTACGCTGACCGCAGCCAGACCAGTTATGTTTTTGCGCTTTATTTTGAGTTAGAGAGTGAGCCAAGCCAGCTGATTTCAGATCTGAAAGGTTTAGTGCAAGACGCAGGTTTTGATATCGAGTGTGGTATTTTTGGTCAAAGTTTCTTTTACCAAATCGCTAATCTTTATGATCTCAACCAACTGATTTACCCTTGGCTTAATAATACAATCGGCATCCCGAGTATGTTGCAGGATGGTAGTGGCTCGCTGAATGAGTTTTTCGGCGATAACGACAATGGCTCTTGTAATCATGCCATGTTTAGCTCATATGTATCATGGTTCTATAGCGCACTTGGGGGGATATTAGTCGATTCTGACGCCTGTGCGGCAGACCGAGTCACGATCAAGCCATTTTTTGAACCTCAAGTTAGTGGCGTTGACTGTCGCTTCCAATCAGTACGTGGTGAAATCCGTTGTGGGTGGCAACGTGAGCAAAGTGGTTGTATTACCTTGACGGTTCACGTGCCAGTCGGATTAAAATCTGCTCGTTTGATATTACCGAAAGAGTGGCGGGAGGCCGTGCGTCATCTGACAGCTGAACTCGTCGGTGAAAATTACGTACAGTACGACATATCCGAAACGACAGCGTTGCAACTTACATTGAAGACTGGTTTATTATTCATGGACGATTTTTGTTGA
- a CDS encoding PTS transporter subunit EIIC: MNIDTSKMQDGLMAVMQKIGQNRYLQSIMKGMMMVLPATIMSSFATLLKVLPIPAYQDFILRHGLGQFFDIPINFTNNFLAVLVAFSIAYNVAKSFDVDGFTAGLISMISFFILTPYELGEMGPLGQAYSIPNTWLGAMGLFTGIMVAFISARTFVWITKKGLIIRMPDGVPEFISKSFSALIPGLVILTAFTVLSATITINDLGSVHEIIYGIIQAPLTDLGAGIGSVIVVSIVVQLLWFFGLHGHAITLGVVAPIWFAMDAAQLAAFSSGAPTPNITGFAFFMTYTAGDLLPLAFMLAFMARSQRYKTLGRISLPPAVFTIGEPMAYGVPLVMNFALAIPYILLNAVLLGAAYYLTVAGILPAVAGVMTPAGMPVIVSGFMQGSWKIAAFQFVALFIRFAGWYFFFKIADRIAFAEETEEERQAQIAEQKRAREQFDAEQSSEVSA; the protein is encoded by the coding sequence ATGAATATTGATACAAGCAAAATGCAGGATGGCTTAATGGCTGTTATGCAGAAAATCGGGCAAAACAGATATTTGCAATCCATTATGAAAGGCATGATGATGGTGCTGCCTGCTACCATTATGAGTTCTTTCGCAACGCTGCTAAAAGTCTTACCAATACCAGCTTATCAAGACTTCATCTTACGTCACGGACTGGGTCAGTTTTTCGATATTCCAATCAACTTTACCAACAACTTCCTGGCAGTACTTGTCGCCTTTTCTATTGCTTATAATGTCGCTAAAAGCTTCGATGTTGATGGGTTCACGGCTGGTTTGATCTCCATGATATCGTTCTTTATTCTTACCCCGTACGAACTGGGTGAGATGGGACCTCTAGGACAAGCTTACTCAATCCCGAACACCTGGCTCGGTGCGATGGGCTTGTTTACGGGGATCATGGTTGCATTTATTTCAGCGCGTACTTTCGTCTGGATCACTAAGAAAGGGCTGATCATACGCATGCCGGATGGTGTGCCTGAGTTTATCTCTAAATCGTTCTCTGCACTTATTCCTGGCCTGGTGATTTTAACCGCTTTCACTGTGTTGTCGGCAACCATCACTATCAACGATCTTGGTAGTGTACACGAAATCATCTACGGTATTATTCAGGCTCCGCTGACGGATCTTGGTGCTGGCATTGGTTCAGTGATTGTGGTTTCAATCGTTGTACAGTTACTTTGGTTCTTTGGTCTGCATGGTCATGCCATCACGTTAGGTGTTGTTGCTCCAATTTGGTTTGCCATGGACGCAGCTCAGCTAGCGGCATTTTCGTCTGGCGCACCAACGCCAAACATCACTGGCTTCGCTTTCTTTATGACATACACTGCGGGTGATTTGTTACCACTTGCCTTTATGCTTGCGTTTATGGCTCGAAGCCAGCGTTACAAAACACTGGGCCGCATCTCGCTACCACCTGCGGTATTTACTATCGGTGAACCAATGGCATACGGTGTGCCACTGGTAATGAACTTTGCGCTTGCTATTCCTTACATTCTGCTTAATGCCGTTCTTCTTGGCGCTGCATACTACTTAACAGTGGCAGGTATTCTTCCTGCGGTTGCTGGTGTTATGACACCTGCCGGTATGCCAGTTATCGTATCGGGCTTTATGCAGGGTAGCTGGAAGATTGCTGCATTCCAGTTCGTCGCGCTGTTTATCCGCTTCGCTGGCTGGTACTTCTTCTTCAAGATTGCCGATCGCATTGCTTTTGCTGAAGAAACTGAAGAAGAGAGACAAGCTCAGATTGCCGAGCAGAAACGTGCTCGTGAACAATTTGACGCTGAACAGTCATCTGAAGTGAGCGCATAA
- a CDS encoding PTS lactose/cellobiose transporter subunit IIA translates to MDLENTVMELIINAGESKSLAMQALASAKRGEWEDVDGLLEESTAAAKRAHGVQTELIGLDEGEGKVPVNLVMVHAQDHIMTSMLARELIEELINVHRKLQE, encoded by the coding sequence ATGGATCTCGAAAATACCGTAATGGAACTGATCATCAACGCAGGTGAGTCAAAAAGTTTAGCAATGCAAGCACTAGCTAGTGCTAAAAGAGGTGAGTGGGAAGACGTTGATGGACTTCTTGAAGAGTCAACCGCCGCTGCTAAGCGTGCTCATGGTGTTCAAACTGAGTTAATCGGTCTCGACGAAGGCGAAGGTAAAGTGCCAGTAAACCTAGTGATGGTACATGCACAAGACCACATTATGACATCAATGCTTGCTCGTGAATTGATTGAAGAGCTGATCAACGTACATCGCAAACTTCAAGAGTAA
- a CDS encoding carbohydrate porin: protein MKKLNLVVAISAALAATASVPTFAEDSFTFHGYAMVASDFHAETGKAKNLAFHIDPTGPNQDPRGKMGDMANSYWHDMFTAIAMNKRWEGVAEEGQWADLTFEIVGYGDKGVEAQQLYAQYGGLDFLPSDAVVWAGRKYTGERIRIFAYNIREINADAGFGYNSDNFDLTIGYNQDEPSGWSDEFYKTAEPSRYLVDFAYRIGNAEFGATYVKELSDRFTYLDDKGVPNLPHYGTKRDAFSAFGKYKFGSYMGMDGSSTFIVQAGKGVIAPYLNTNRITVLSEEDDVSMRASYYGMINQFKGFTIEPALTYEYTDREDERGVTELMDINPYLPSKSYYYGGETEQKAFAGVNVYQPLTNHLSMQYEAIYAHMSNRNGVEGDTGNMYKIAVGPSIQLKTLPWIAPITNFSVAYVGGDQEITDLDVDNEWRIGFRMEAFF from the coding sequence ATGAAAAAGTTGAACCTGGTGGTGGCAATTTCAGCAGCGCTTGCCGCAACCGCTTCCGTCCCTACATTTGCTGAAGACAGTTTTACGTTCCATGGTTATGCAATGGTGGCGAGTGACTTCCACGCAGAAACAGGTAAAGCCAAAAACCTAGCATTCCATATTGATCCAACCGGTCCAAACCAAGACCCTCGCGGTAAAATGGGTGACATGGCGAACAGCTACTGGCATGACATGTTCACTGCAATCGCAATGAATAAGCGCTGGGAAGGTGTAGCAGAAGAGGGCCAGTGGGCTGACCTGACTTTTGAAATTGTTGGTTACGGAGACAAAGGGGTCGAAGCGCAACAACTCTATGCACAATACGGCGGCCTAGATTTTCTGCCGAGCGATGCAGTTGTTTGGGCTGGGCGCAAATATACCGGTGAGCGAATTCGCATTTTTGCCTACAACATCCGTGAAATTAATGCAGATGCGGGTTTTGGTTACAACAGTGACAACTTCGACTTAACTATCGGTTACAACCAGGATGAACCATCAGGTTGGAGTGATGAGTTTTACAAAACCGCCGAGCCATCAAGATACCTGGTTGATTTTGCATATCGAATTGGTAACGCAGAATTTGGTGCAACTTACGTAAAAGAACTGAGTGATAGATTTACTTATTTAGATGATAAAGGTGTGCCAAACCTTCCTCATTACGGAACCAAGCGTGACGCATTCAGTGCATTTGGTAAATACAAGTTTGGTTCTTATATGGGCATGGATGGTAGCTCCACTTTTATCGTTCAAGCAGGTAAAGGCGTGATTGCTCCATACTTAAACACCAACCGTATTACAGTACTGAGTGAAGAAGACGATGTATCAATGCGTGCTTCTTACTACGGTATGATTAACCAATTTAAAGGTTTTACTATTGAACCGGCATTAACTTATGAATACACCGATCGCGAAGATGAGCGTGGTGTCACTGAGTTGATGGATATCAACCCATATCTTCCTTCAAAATCATACTACTATGGTGGAGAAACTGAACAAAAAGCGTTTGCTGGTGTAAATGTTTATCAGCCTCTAACCAATCATCTTTCTATGCAGTATGAAGCGATTTATGCACACATGAGTAACCGAAATGGTGTGGAAGGTGATACGGGTAATATGTATAAGATCGCTGTTGGTCCTTCCATTCAGCTAAAAACATTGCCTTGGATTGCACCAATCACAAACTTCAGCGTAGCGTACGTCGGCGGTGACCAAGAAATCACAGATTTAGACGTTGATAATGAATGGCGTATCGGCTTCAGAATGGAAGCTTTCTTCTAA
- a CDS encoding AraC family transcriptional regulator, which translates to MLNSKVHEQLLLHTDKELEILENKPDFTPVFFKRLEGDFYRDRHIFIEKHTRFIAVPMHSHDYIELVYVYSGTMRQVVNGKSVELKAGEMLLLNQYAQHQIDVTGEDDIIINFIIEADYIARLISLFDDENLITKFILSSINGKNKSGEHVHFKVSHDQEIQYSVCKIINEIYSDKVLKQMRVHFLVGLLITDLLSNVDNTDYYISSNYIDSLALTVLKYIDENFQDASLKVIADKINQPNYKVSRLLKSYTGKTFSELVIEKRIERAIYLLKYTDHSIIDVINMTGYENASHFYRVFKDKYNVSVKEYRDSVRSSDETEPVC; encoded by the coding sequence ATGCTTAATTCAAAAGTTCATGAACAATTGCTTTTACATACTGATAAAGAATTAGAGATCCTAGAGAATAAACCTGACTTTACTCCGGTGTTTTTTAAACGGTTAGAAGGTGACTTCTACCGTGACCGGCATATATTTATTGAGAAGCATACTCGTTTTATTGCAGTGCCAATGCACTCTCATGACTATATTGAGTTAGTGTATGTGTATAGCGGTACAATGCGCCAAGTTGTTAATGGAAAAAGTGTCGAGCTAAAAGCTGGTGAGATGTTGCTGCTTAATCAATATGCTCAACATCAAATAGATGTGACGGGTGAAGATGATATAATAATTAATTTTATTATTGAGGCAGACTATATTGCTCGATTAATATCACTATTTGATGATGAGAACTTGATCACTAAATTTATTCTTTCTTCTATTAACGGGAAAAATAAATCAGGTGAGCATGTTCACTTTAAAGTCAGCCATGATCAAGAAATACAGTATTCAGTATGTAAAATTATCAATGAGATATACAGTGATAAAGTACTAAAGCAAATGCGAGTTCACTTTCTTGTTGGCTTACTGATCACTGATTTGTTGTCCAATGTAGATAACACAGATTACTATATCAGCTCTAACTATATTGATTCCTTAGCGTTGACAGTCCTTAAGTACATTGATGAAAACTTTCAAGACGCGAGCCTTAAAGTGATTGCTGACAAAATCAATCAGCCGAACTACAAGGTAAGTCGGTTGCTCAAGAGCTACACTGGGAAAACATTCAGTGAATTAGTTATTGAAAAACGTATCGAGCGAGCTATCTATTTATTGAAGTATACTGATCACTCTATTATCGACGTGATTAATATGACAGGTTATGAAAATGCCTCTCACTTTTATCGCGTATTTAAAGATAAATACAATGTTAGCGTAAAAGAATATCGTGATTCCGTTAGGTCTAGTGACGAAACAGAACCTGTTTGTTAA
- a CDS encoding 6-phospho-beta-glucosidase: MKKTFPENFLWGGAVAAHQVEGGWNQGGRGPSIMDVLSGGAVDKEREITDGVLADTFYPNHEAIDFHGRYKDDIALFAEMGFKCFRTSISWTRIFPKGDEVEPNEEGLKFYDDLFDELLKFGIEPVITLSHFEMPHHLVKEYGSWRNRKVIDFFVHYSETVMKRYAKKVKYWMTFNEINNQKNHTYPLFGYANSGVVFNDDEKPEQTMYQVVHNQLVASAKVVKLGRQINPDFQIGCMIAFIPIYPYTCDPKDVLFANQSMRDRFLFSDVHVRGEYPSHIESEWESKGYQIEMDPQDKAILKEGCCDYIGFSYYMSVAVSATDKSESKGLTGFPGSLPNPHVGVSDWGWQIDPIGLRYSLNLLSERYKKPLFIVENGFGAVDKVEEDGSINDDYRIAYLEAHISEMKKAVVEDGVDLIGYTPWGCIDCVSFTTGEYKKRYGFIYVDKHDDGSGDMSRSKKKSFHWYQGVIANNGADL, translated from the coding sequence ATGAAAAAAACATTCCCGGAAAACTTCCTGTGGGGCGGCGCAGTCGCAGCTCATCAGGTTGAAGGTGGCTGGAACCAAGGTGGTCGTGGCCCAAGCATTATGGACGTTTTAAGCGGCGGTGCTGTTGATAAAGAACGTGAAATCACGGACGGTGTATTAGCGGATACTTTCTACCCGAACCACGAAGCTATTGACTTCCATGGTCGATACAAAGACGATATTGCTCTTTTTGCTGAAATGGGTTTTAAGTGTTTTCGTACCTCTATTTCGTGGACCCGTATTTTCCCTAAAGGCGATGAAGTTGAGCCGAACGAGGAAGGACTAAAGTTCTACGACGACTTATTTGATGAGTTATTGAAATTCGGTATTGAGCCGGTTATTACACTTTCTCACTTCGAAATGCCGCATCATTTAGTAAAAGAGTACGGCAGTTGGCGTAACCGCAAAGTGATCGATTTCTTCGTTCACTATTCTGAAACGGTAATGAAGCGTTACGCCAAAAAAGTAAAATACTGGATGACCTTCAACGAGATCAACAACCAGAAGAACCATACATACCCACTATTTGGCTATGCGAACTCTGGTGTTGTGTTCAACGATGATGAGAAACCAGAGCAAACCATGTACCAGGTTGTACACAATCAATTGGTTGCAAGCGCAAAAGTGGTAAAGCTTGGTCGTCAAATCAACCCGGATTTTCAAATCGGTTGTATGATTGCGTTTATCCCAATCTACCCTTACACATGTGATCCAAAAGACGTTTTGTTTGCTAACCAGTCGATGCGTGATCGTTTCCTATTTAGTGATGTTCATGTTCGTGGTGAGTACCCGTCTCACATTGAGAGTGAATGGGAATCGAAGGGCTATCAGATTGAGATGGACCCGCAGGATAAAGCTATCCTGAAAGAAGGTTGTTGTGATTACATCGGCTTTAGCTATTACATGTCAGTTGCGGTATCTGCAACAGATAAGAGCGAAAGCAAAGGCTTAACTGGCTTCCCTGGCAGCCTGCCAAATCCGCATGTCGGTGTTTCAGATTGGGGTTGGCAGATTGACCCTATCGGTCTTCGTTACTCATTAAACCTATTGAGTGAGCGTTACAAAAAACCATTGTTCATCGTTGAAAATGGCTTTGGCGCAGTGGATAAGGTTGAGGAAGACGGCAGCATTAATGATGACTACCGTATTGCCTACCTGGAAGCGCATATCAGTGAAATGAAAAAAGCCGTTGTTGAAGATGGTGTCGATCTTATCGGCTACACTCCTTGGGGCTGTATTGACTGCGTTTCGTTTACGACTGGTGAGTACAAGAAACGCTACGGATTTATTTATGTTGATAAGCATGATGACGGCAGCGGTGATATGTCCCGCTCGAAGAAAAAGAGCTTCCATTGGTATCAGGGTGTGATTGCTAACAATGGTGCAGACCTTTAA
- a CDS encoding PTS sugar transporter subunit IIB has protein sequence MTKILLCCAAGMSTSMVVKKMLQAAEQKNIAVEINAVGLDEFDANLAKYDGFLLGPQIKYKLNDFKAKADAVNKPIAVINQMDYGMMKGDKILDEALAMIG, from the coding sequence ATGACTAAAATCCTTCTATGTTGTGCTGCTGGCATGTCTACAAGTATGGTTGTTAAGAAGATGCTTCAAGCTGCTGAACAGAAAAATATTGCTGTTGAAATCAACGCAGTTGGTCTAGATGAGTTCGACGCAAACCTAGCGAAGTACGACGGTTTCCTACTTGGCCCACAAATCAAATACAAGCTAAACGATTTCAAAGCTAAGGCTGATGCTGTGAACAAGCCAATTGCTGTAATCAACCAAATGGATTACGGCATGATGAAAGGCGACAAGATCCTTGATGAAGCACTAGCGATGATCGGTTAG
- a CDS encoding alpha/beta hydrolase — translation MKKLLLLSTLVMSSMAFSASKDSVELDVKMTVPPIRLNADFVYAETFNNMGRPITLSMDVIQPFSTEPLPAVLFVTGGGFMDAPKTKFIGQRVDMARAGYVVASIDYRVVPMVTFPGMLEDVKSAVRYMRANAQKFGIDPKRIAIMGESAGGYLAAIAATTNGMDEFDKGANLDQSSDVQAAIDLYGLSDLTRVAADYDKERQKKHESEAIPEAMLVNGVPFMEGGAIKSDLKKAAYANPLTHISDKTPPFLLMHGDKDPVVSPSQTAILHEALIDKGVDSTRYVVKGADHAGFLWYQPEIMETIIAFLDENLK, via the coding sequence ATGAAAAAACTTCTTTTGTTGTCTACTTTGGTAATGTCATCGATGGCTTTTTCTGCAAGTAAAGACAGCGTTGAGCTTGATGTAAAGATGACAGTTCCGCCAATCCGTCTTAATGCTGATTTTGTTTACGCCGAAACCTTCAACAACATGGGGCGTCCAATCACACTATCGATGGATGTAATCCAGCCTTTTTCTACAGAGCCATTACCTGCGGTACTTTTTGTTACTGGTGGCGGCTTTATGGATGCGCCTAAAACCAAGTTCATCGGTCAACGAGTGGATATGGCACGGGCAGGTTATGTTGTCGCAAGTATCGACTACCGCGTGGTGCCGATGGTGACGTTCCCGGGCATGCTGGAAGATGTGAAATCTGCAGTGCGCTACATGCGTGCTAATGCGCAGAAATTTGGCATTGATCCAAAGCGTATTGCGATTATGGGTGAATCTGCTGGTGGTTACTTAGCTGCGATTGCTGCGACCACTAATGGTATGGACGAGTTTGATAAAGGTGCAAACCTAGATCAAAGTAGTGATGTGCAAGCGGCCATTGATTTGTACGGTTTGTCAGATTTGACTCGTGTTGCTGCCGACTACGATAAAGAGAGACAGAAGAAGCATGAATCAGAAGCGATTCCGGAAGCGATGCTGGTTAATGGCGTACCGTTTATGGAAGGTGGTGCAATCAAGAGTGACCTTAAGAAAGCCGCTTACGCTAACCCGCTAACACATATCTCTGACAAAACACCGCCATTCTTGTTGATGCATGGTGACAAAGATCCAGTGGTTTCACCAAGTCAAACTGCGATTCTTCACGAAGCGTTAATTGATAAAGGTGTGGATTCTACACGTTATGTGGTGAAAGGTGCTGACCATGCTGGTTTCCTATGGTATCAACCAGAGATCATGGAAACGATTATCGCGTTTTTAGATGAGAACCTAAAGTAA